A single Vigna radiata var. radiata cultivar VC1973A chromosome 8, Vradiata_ver6, whole genome shotgun sequence DNA region contains:
- the LOC106770936 gene encoding kinesin-like protein KIN-14Q has translation MKNPLMLSHLISSLIKWLSRSHSLSMLVRAVLLDKKPEEVPLLVESVLNMEEFEHRVASQGEQKMGFTIVFHHMLCKE, from the exons ATGAAAAATCCACTAATGCTCTCACATCTGATATCGAGTCTAATAAAATGGTTG TCCAGGTCTCATTCTTTGAGTATGCTTGTTCGTGCAGTACTATTAGATAAGAAGCCTGAAGAAGTTCCACTG TTAGTCGAATCAGTCTTAAACATGGAGGAGTTTGAGCATCGCGTTGCTAGCCAGGGAGAACAG AAGATGGGTTTCACAATTGTTTTCCATCACATGTTGTGCAAGGAGTGA
- the LOC106770934 gene encoding uncharacterized protein LOC106770934 has translation MSFSALLLLLLFSPTIGAITDAPTAYEMLERFHFPEGLLPKGVTGYELDPSSGKFRADLNSSCSFSLEGSYQLNYQKTITGYISDGRLTELHGISVKVLFFWLNILNVVRVGDDIDFSVGVASASFSLDNFFVSPQCGCGLDCGDLRIRKLKLGKENPSLSTV, from the coding sequence ATGTCTTTCAGCGCcctcctcctccttctcctcTTCTCCCCGACCATCGGCGCCATCACCGACGCACCAACAGCCTACGAAATGCTGGAAAGATTTCACTTTCCGGAGGGCCTTCTTCCGAAAGGAGTGACCGGCTACGAACTGGACCCGTCCAGCGGTAAATTCCGCGCCGATCTGAACAGTTCGTGCAGTTTCTCCCTCGAAGGTTCGTACCAGTTGAATTACCAGAAAACCATCACAGGCTACATATCCGACGGCAGGCTAACAGAACTGCACGGGATAAGTGTGAAGGTCCTCTTCTTCTGGCTCAACATTCTCAATGTTGTTCGCGTCGGCGATGACATCGATTTCTCCGTCGGTGTCGCTTCCGCTTCATTTTCTCTTGATAACTTCTTCGTCTCCCCGCAGTGCGGTTGCGGCTTGGATTGCGGTGATCTTCGAATAAGGAAACTGAAATTGGGAAAAGAAAACCCTTCGCTTTCCACTGTGTag